Proteins from one Desulforegulaceae bacterium genomic window:
- a CDS encoding DNA translocase FtsK 4TM domain-containing protein, with translation MKREIAGLFLFFLSVFILLGFLSYSPYDPSFNNSVFSIKIKNYVGIAGAFFCGSLFDFFGLGALFIPVFLFIKSFSMFNKDFKFLSTPISLFGSFILVVSSGSLFIGFNSFLKIPDYPIFCGFLKAFLEKYLNSAGSLIFLIFLFLTGILITTGLSAKIFLYIPVFFAKVLFYIKKWGFSFTLFLKEKLKFKKKPKINHPIVSPKTNSPKKEVQKKSLPKTINKKEKSDKNKSFTLEKGVLLPYSFLEKVENIDNLESASEVEKKSEILVKKLLDFGINGAVVNVLRGPVVTTFEFKPAPGVKISKISNLADDLALVLKAMSIRIVAPVPGKSVIGIEVPNKNRSSVSSREILQTKEFIESSSPLSIGLGKDIEGTPVVVTLEKMPHLLIAGATGAGKSVCLNMMITSFLYKSSPEHVKMLMIDPKRIELSVYEGIPHLLAPVVTDMKKAKNVLFWAVREMERRYELLALEKARNIGQYNLKIQKKIEDEKNKIKNEKSDKVYEKLPFIVIIIDELADLMMVSSKEIEFALIRLAQMARASGIHMIIATQRPSVDVLTGIIKANFPTRIAFKVSSKVDSRTILDANGAEKLLGQGDMLFLPPGVSGIRRIHGSFISDNELEKVIEFICDSGEPEYNEEIINSDLETSENVFGGGLNEASNDDDKKYMEAVKLVREKKKVSISMVQRHLRIGFNRAARMIEQMEKDGIVSKGDGSKPREVIN, from the coding sequence ATGAAAAGGGAAATCGCAGGTCTTTTTTTGTTTTTTTTATCTGTGTTTATCCTTCTTGGATTTTTAAGCTATTCCCCTTATGATCCTTCCTTTAATAACTCCGTATTTTCAATTAAAATCAAAAATTATGTGGGAATTGCAGGGGCTTTTTTCTGTGGTTCTCTTTTTGATTTTTTTGGACTTGGGGCCTTGTTTATTCCTGTTTTTTTATTTATTAAATCTTTTTCCATGTTTAACAAGGATTTTAAGTTTTTATCCACTCCTATAAGTTTGTTTGGGAGTTTTATTCTTGTTGTTTCCTCGGGCTCTTTATTTATTGGATTTAATTCTTTTTTAAAAATACCGGACTATCCAATTTTTTGCGGATTTTTAAAGGCTTTTCTTGAGAAATATTTAAATTCTGCTGGCTCTTTAATTTTTCTTATTTTTCTTTTTCTTACAGGAATTTTAATTACAACAGGACTTAGTGCAAAAATTTTTTTATATATCCCAGTTTTTTTTGCTAAAGTTCTTTTTTACATAAAAAAATGGGGCTTTTCTTTTACCTTGTTTTTAAAAGAAAAATTAAAGTTTAAAAAGAAACCAAAAATTAATCATCCAATAGTTTCTCCAAAAACAAATTCTCCAAAAAAAGAAGTACAAAAGAAATCTTTGCCAAAAACTATAAATAAAAAAGAAAAATCAGATAAAAACAAAAGTTTTACCCTGGAAAAAGGAGTTCTTCTTCCTTATTCTTTTCTTGAAAAAGTTGAAAATATCGACAATCTGGAGTCTGCTTCTGAAGTTGAGAAAAAATCTGAAATTTTGGTAAAAAAGCTTCTTGATTTTGGAATTAACGGTGCAGTGGTAAATGTTTTAAGAGGTCCTGTTGTAACAACCTTTGAGTTCAAGCCTGCTCCTGGTGTTAAAATAAGCAAAATTTCAAATTTGGCCGATGATCTTGCTCTTGTTTTAAAAGCAATGAGTATAAGAATTGTAGCTCCTGTTCCTGGTAAGTCGGTAATAGGAATTGAGGTTCCAAATAAAAATAGATCCTCTGTTTCTTCACGTGAAATTTTGCAGACTAAAGAGTTTATTGAAAGTAGTTCTCCTTTGAGTATAGGTCTTGGAAAAGATATTGAAGGAACTCCTGTGGTGGTAACTCTTGAAAAAATGCCACATCTTCTTATTGCAGGGGCAACAGGAGCTGGAAAAAGTGTTTGTTTAAATATGATGATCACCAGTTTTTTGTACAAATCGTCTCCAGAGCATGTTAAAATGCTGATGATAGACCCTAAAAGAATAGAGCTTTCAGTTTATGAAGGAATCCCCCATCTTCTTGCTCCAGTTGTTACAGATATGAAAAAGGCAAAAAATGTTCTTTTTTGGGCAGTAAGGGAAATGGAAAGAAGATATGAGCTTCTTGCCCTGGAAAAAGCCCGTAATATTGGACAATATAATTTAAAAATTCAAAAGAAAATAGAAGATGAAAAAAATAAAATAAAAAATGAAAAATCAGACAAAGTTTACGAAAAACTTCCTTTTATAGTAATTATAATTGATGAACTTGCAGATCTTATGATGGTTTCTTCAAAGGAGATTGAGTTTGCTCTTATACGACTTGCACAAATGGCAAGGGCATCTGGAATTCATATGATAATTGCAACTCAAAGACCTTCAGTTGATGTTCTTACCGGAATAATTAAAGCAAATTTTCCCACAAGAATTGCTTTTAAAGTTTCTTCAAAGGTAGACTCAAGAACAATTCTTGATGCTAATGGTGCTGAAAAACTTTTAGGTCAAGGGGATATGCTTTTTTTACCGCCTGGAGTTTCAGGTATAAGAAGAATTCACGGTTCTTTTATCTCTGACAATGAGCTTGAAAAAGTTATAGAGTTTATTTGTGACTCAGGAGAACCTGAGTATAATGAAGAAATTATAAACAGTGATTTGGAAACTTCTGAAAATGTATTTGGAGGTGGCTTGAATGAGGCTTCCAATGATGATGATAAAAAATACATGGAGGCTGTTAAGCTTGTCCGGGAAAAGAAAAAAGTTTCTATTTCAATGGTTCAAAGACATTTAAGAATAGGCTTTAACCGGGCAGCAAGAATGATAGAGCAAATGGAAAAAGATGGGATAGTTTCCAAAGGAGACGGTTCCAAACCCCGTGAAGTTATCAATTAA
- a CDS encoding class I SAM-dependent methyltransferase → MYNLEVIEKTKGFLDLEEGELLYEYAQKASAELGLPGLEIGSYCGKSSLYLGAGCKNENNLMFSIDHHRGSEEQQKGEEYFDEDLFDNKTQKIDTLPFFRRALNDSELEGTVVPIVGDSHLIGKFWTTPLSFLFIDGGHSLETEFGDYLIWSSKIAWGGYLFVHDIFDSIHEGGQAPRFVFEKAIDSGQFEFVERVKTLGILRRTNGLISEKINKDYLEIIS, encoded by the coding sequence ATGTATAATCTGGAAGTTATAGAAAAAACCAAAGGTTTTCTGGATTTGGAGGAAGGTGAGCTTTTATATGAATATGCTCAAAAAGCTTCGGCTGAACTTGGTCTTCCAGGACTTGAAATAGGAAGTTATTGCGGAAAATCGTCTTTGTATCTTGGAGCTGGATGCAAGAATGAAAACAATCTTATGTTTTCCATTGATCATCACAGAGGTTCAGAAGAACAGCAAAAGGGCGAAGAATATTTTGACGAAGACCTTTTTGATAATAAAACCCAAAAAATTGACACCTTGCCTTTTTTTAGAAGAGCTTTGAATGATTCAGAGCTTGAAGGCACAGTAGTTCCAATTGTGGGTGATTCCCATTTGATTGGAAAATTTTGGACAACTCCTCTTTCTTTTTTGTTTATAGACGGAGGACATTCCCTTGAAACAGAGTTTGGAGATTATCTTATCTGGTCATCCAAAATTGCCTGGGGAGGTTATCTTTTTGTTCATGATATTTTTGACTCTATCCATGAAGGAGGGCAGGCTCCAAGGTTTGTTTTTGAAAAAGCTATTGATTCAGGCCAGTTTGAGTTTGTTGAAAGAGTTAAAACCCTTGGAATATTAAGAAGAACCAATGGATTAATAAGTGAAAAAATAAATAAAGATTATTTAGAAATCATATCTTAA
- the mdh gene encoding malate dehydrogenase, producing the protein MNRKVTIVGAGNVGAAAAQRLAEKQLSDVVLVDVNGEMPKGKALDLSQAAPIECHDSKIMGTSDYSYTKNSDVVIITAGIPRKPGMSRDELIETNSKIMKEVTEKISENSPDSTLIIISNPLDAMCQIALKTSGFKKTKVIGMAGVLDSARFKTFISMELDVSVENIEAFVLGGHGDTMVPLPRFTTIAGIPVTELIEPKRLEEIVERTRTGGAEIVSLLKTGSAYYAPASSAVEMTKAILFDKKKIMPCAAYLEGEYGISGIFMGVPVKLGKNGIEEIIEIRLEPDEKKALEKSALAIKNLIDSLKI; encoded by the coding sequence ATGAATAGAAAAGTTACCATAGTCGGAGCAGGGAATGTGGGGGCTGCAGCGGCTCAAAGACTTGCGGAAAAACAATTATCCGATGTTGTGCTTGTTGATGTTAATGGAGAGATGCCAAAAGGAAAAGCTCTTGACCTCAGCCAGGCTGCTCCCATTGAATGCCATGATTCAAAAATAATGGGAACTTCGGATTATTCTTACACCAAAAACTCTGATGTTGTTATTATAACTGCTGGTATCCCAAGAAAACCTGGAATGAGCCGAGATGAACTGATTGAAACTAACTCAAAAATAATGAAGGAAGTTACTGAAAAAATTTCTGAAAATTCTCCTGATTCAACCCTGATTATTATAAGCAACCCACTTGATGCCATGTGCCAAATTGCTCTTAAAACAAGCGGTTTTAAAAAAACCAAGGTGATAGGAATGGCTGGAGTTCTGGACTCAGCAAGATTTAAGACATTTATTTCAATGGAGCTTGATGTTTCAGTTGAAAACATTGAAGCTTTTGTTCTAGGCGGGCATGGGGATACAATGGTTCCTCTTCCAAGATTTACAACCATAGCAGGAATTCCTGTAACAGAACTGATTGAACCAAAAAGGCTTGAAGAAATTGTAGAAAGAACAAGAACTGGAGGAGCTGAAATAGTAAGTCTTCTCAAAACAGGAAGTGCCTACTACGCCCCTGCTTCTTCTGCAGTTGAAATGACAAAGGCTATTTTATTTGACAAGAAAAAAATTATGCCCTGTGCCGCCTACCTTGAAGGTGAATATGGGATAAGCGGAATTTTTATGGGAGTTCCTGTAAAACTTGGGAAAAACGGAATAGAAGAAATCATTGAAATAAGACTTGAACCAGATGAAAAAAAAGCCCTTGAAAAATCAGCTTTAGCTATTAAAAACTTAATTGACAGCTTAAAAATTTAA
- a CDS encoding ADP-ribosylation factor-like protein: protein MAVFNIQTREIECKIVFYGPGRGGKTTNLEYIHKTFKKNITGDLVSIDTQGDRTLFFDFLPIGLGKIRGCEVKVQLFTVPGQPQYASTRKLVLKGADGIVFVADSLKVQRKNNILSLQDLHDNLKEYDRNIFKVPLVLQYNKRDLLDQGLPLLEVETMEKDLNRQLKVPSFPGSAIRGDGVGQALKKCLELTLENLQKELNWAG from the coding sequence ATGGCTGTATTTAATATTCAAACTCGGGAAATTGAATGTAAAATTGTTTTTTACGGGCCTGGGCGCGGTGGTAAAACAACCAATCTTGAATATATTCATAAAACATTTAAAAAAAATATCACCGGAGATCTGGTTTCAATAGATACCCAGGGTGATCGAACTTTGTTCTTTGATTTTTTACCTATAGGTCTAGGTAAAATAAGGGGTTGTGAGGTAAAAGTTCAACTTTTTACAGTTCCGGGTCAACCCCAGTATGCATCAACAAGAAAGCTTGTTTTAAAGGGAGCAGATGGGATAGTTTTTGTAGCTGATTCTTTAAAAGTTCAGAGAAAAAATAACATCTTATCCCTCCAGGATCTTCACGACAATCTTAAGGAATACGATAGAAATATTTTTAAAGTTCCCCTGGTCCTTCAATATAATAAACGAGATCTGCTTGACCAGGGTTTACCTCTTCTTGAGGTGGAAACAATGGAAAAAGATTTAAACAGGCAGCTTAAGGTTCCCTCATTTCCAGGAAGTGCAATCAGAGGTGACGGGGTTGGTCAAGCTTTAAAAAAGTGTCTTGAACTCACCCTTGAAAATCTTCAAAAAGAGCTTAATTGGGCTGGTTGA
- a CDS encoding DUF4388 domain-containing protein, with translation MIVTNLLSGSLGFISFADVLQLLGSTASSGILEITDDKDLKVKIFFEKGEVVHAQTKELKGEPAFFLPFSWKKGYFKFLLNSTDFEKSIENNLTGLILEGLRLLDEGKLSPKSDITDFGEDIPFLKGRFIDYSEIVDEEYFEKDEMIVKEGRYGSWIWVILDGIVQINKSFSGKSIPIVQLGRGGFIGSLSSFSRGDRPRSATVKAISPVQLGVLDAQSLSKEYSTYSDLLKAYFISIDNRLRKITNVCARIYANGIREVSNKEQLKNIIPEKLKNRNPGIVKSGTAQLYLECSGKFLDLGKIVKGEIVGELPFVETKNDYSFYLEGDKDFSIEILDKNELNKEFSIMSENIKKMAEFTGSSLSTTTLRLASKLTVLCKR, from the coding sequence ATGATCGTAACTAATTTATTATCTGGCAGTCTTGGCTTTATATCTTTTGCAGATGTTTTGCAGCTTCTTGGATCAACTGCTTCAAGCGGTATTCTTGAAATTACTGATGATAAAGACTTAAAAGTAAAAATTTTTTTTGAAAAAGGCGAAGTTGTTCATGCACAGACAAAAGAACTAAAAGGCGAGCCAGCCTTTTTTCTGCCTTTTTCATGGAAGAAAGGCTATTTTAAATTTTTATTAAATAGTACAGATTTTGAAAAATCCATAGAAAACAATCTTACAGGACTGATACTTGAAGGCTTAAGATTGCTTGACGAAGGAAAATTATCACCTAAATCAGATATCACTGACTTTGGTGAAGATATTCCTTTCTTAAAGGGCAGGTTTATTGATTATAGTGAAATAGTGGATGAAGAATATTTTGAAAAAGATGAAATGATTGTAAAAGAAGGCAGGTACGGTTCTTGGATTTGGGTGATTCTTGACGGGATTGTTCAAATTAACAAAAGTTTTTCAGGAAAAAGCATTCCCATTGTCCAGCTTGGCAGAGGCGGATTTATTGGAAGCCTTTCTTCATTTTCAAGGGGGGACAGACCAAGAAGTGCCACTGTAAAAGCAATTTCACCGGTTCAGCTTGGAGTGCTTGATGCCCAGTCTCTTTCCAAAGAATATTCAACATATTCTGATTTACTGAAAGCATATTTTATCTCAATAGATAATAGACTGAGAAAGATAACAAACGTTTGTGCCCGAATTTACGCCAATGGAATAAGAGAGGTTTCCAACAAAGAACAATTAAAAAACATTATTCCTGAAAAGCTTAAAAATAGAAATCCGGGAATAGTAAAGTCTGGAACAGCACAGCTTTATTTAGAGTGTTCCGGTAAATTTCTTGATCTTGGCAAAATTGTAAAAGGTGAAATTGTTGGAGAACTTCCTTTTGTAGAAACAAAAAATGATTATAGTTTTTATCTTGAAGGTGACAAGGATTTTTCCATAGAAATTCTTGATAAAAACGAGCTTAATAAAGAGTTTTCAATAATGTCTGAAAACATAAAAAAAATGGCGGAGTTTACAGGCTCAAGCTTATCAACCACAACTTTGAGACTGGCTTCAAAACTTACGGTATTATGCAAAAGATAA
- a CDS encoding PilZ domain-containing protein, producing MKVERRKYPHRSESANLVYFAIFYPDKTLKQQGMGKTINISEGGILLETHEKLIDDQLISLSLGLNNETVDLEAKLVHFTKNKEGLYHSGLSFIIDSIKKTEAIKKYITIFEQMK from the coding sequence ATGAAAGTGGAAAGAAGGAAATATCCCCATAGGTCAGAATCAGCTAATCTTGTATATTTTGCAATATTTTATCCTGATAAAACTTTAAAACAACAGGGCATGGGAAAAACTATCAATATAAGTGAGGGCGGAATTCTTCTTGAAACCCATGAAAAACTTATTGATGATCAATTAATTTCTTTAAGTCTTGGACTTAATAATGAAACTGTTGATTTAGAGGCAAAACTTGTACATTTCACCAAAAATAAAGAAGGACTTTATCATTCAGGCCTTTCTTTTATAATAGATTCAATTAAAAAAACTGAAGCAATAAAAAAATACATAACTATATTTGAACAAATGAAATAA
- a CDS encoding metallophosphoesterase, which produces MKTILGVISDTHMYKADKELEFLNEIVFKNASKIIHCGDLVSLNVLDGFSNKKVIAVSGNMDGSNVRNVYPFIEKITVSGVNFLILHGNGYYSNFFNSLQNEFPDFNVFLYGHTHKPLINKIGKNIFFNPGSFSYNRVKDPSRSAGLIEIEDEKAVFKIIDLSKISQKKFTIKEVLDVRHNKGNFF; this is translated from the coding sequence ATGAAAACTATTCTCGGTGTTATTTCCGATACCCATATGTACAAAGCTGACAAAGAGCTTGAGTTTTTAAATGAAATTGTTTTTAAAAATGCATCAAAAATCATTCATTGTGGAGATCTTGTTTCTCTTAATGTTCTTGATGGGTTTTCAAATAAGAAAGTAATAGCTGTTTCTGGTAATATGGATGGTTCCAATGTTAGAAATGTTTATCCTTTTATTGAAAAAATAACTGTTTCAGGAGTTAATTTTCTTATTCTTCATGGAAACGGGTACTATTCAAACTTTTTTAATTCACTCCAAAATGAATTTCCAGACTTCAATGTTTTTTTATATGGACATACCCATAAACCTTTAATAAATAAAATCGGCAAAAATATTTTTTTTAATCCAGGTTCTTTTTCATATAACAGAGTCAAAGACCCTTCAAGAAGTGCAGGGCTTATTGAAATTGAAGATGAAAAAGCAGTTTTTAAAATTATTGATCTTTCAAAGATTTCACAAAAAAAATTTACAATTAAAGAGGTTTTAGATGTCAGACACAATAAAGGAAACTTTTTTTAA
- a CDS encoding phosphoribosylaminoimidazolesuccinocarboxamide synthase, translating to MSDTIKETFFKDLNLVNQGKVRDLYDLGDSILMVATDRISAFDVILPNPVPEKGKILTQLSLFWFDFLKDIVPNHLISANIDDYPKECLKYKAQLEGRSMLVKKAKPFPVECVARGYISGSGWKSYLKTKEVCKIKLPDNLKESDKLPEVLYTPSTKEEVGTHDVNISFEESAALIGNENAKRLKELTLEIYKKASDYALTKGIIIADTKFEFGIYDNEIILIDEVLTPDSSRFWPKSKYLPGGSQPSFDKQFVRDYLEKINWDKTPPAPYLPDDVINKTADKYKEALLKIAGEKYAV from the coding sequence ATGTCAGACACAATAAAGGAAACTTTTTTTAAGGATTTGAATCTTGTAAACCAGGGCAAAGTCAGGGATCTTTATGACCTTGGTGATTCAATTCTTATGGTAGCAACAGACAGAATTTCTGCATTTGATGTGATTTTACCAAATCCTGTGCCAGAAAAAGGAAAGATTTTAACCCAACTATCATTATTCTGGTTTGATTTTTTAAAAGACATTGTGCCGAATCATCTTATTTCAGCAAATATAGACGATTATCCAAAAGAGTGCCTTAAATACAAAGCTCAGCTTGAAGGCAGAAGTATGCTTGTAAAAAAAGCTAAGCCCTTTCCTGTGGAATGTGTTGCAAGAGGTTATATTTCAGGTTCGGGCTGGAAGTCATATTTAAAGACCAAAGAAGTTTGTAAAATTAAATTGCCGGATAATTTAAAAGAATCAGACAAACTTCCTGAAGTGCTTTATACACCTTCAACAAAAGAAGAAGTGGGCACCCATGATGTAAATATTTCCTTTGAAGAGTCCGCAGCTCTTATAGGAAATGAAAATGCAAAAAGATTAAAAGAGCTTACCCTTGAAATATATAAAAAAGCTTCTGATTATGCTCTTACAAAAGGGATAATAATTGCAGACACTAAATTTGAGTTTGGAATTTATGATAATGAAATAATTTTAATTGACGAGGTTTTAACTCCTGATTCTTCACGGTTTTGGCCAAAATCAAAATATTTACCAGGCGGTTCCCAGCCAAGTTTTGATAAGCAGTTTGTAAGAGACTATCTTGAAAAAATAAATTGGGACAAAACTCCTCCAGCCCCTTATCTTCCTGATGATGTTATAAATAAAACTGCAGATAAATATAAAGAAGCCCTTTTAAAAATTGCAGGTGAAAAATATGCAGTTTAG
- a CDS encoding SUMF1/EgtB/PvdO family nonheme iron enzyme: MKSCKYLLIIFFLIYSSLVSAGEYHAFLIGVDNYHDSMIKGPGTAANDAKGLGEVLNKKYGFKTKVYSGEKATKKNILNKLDNYSKTLSKKDTLFIYFSGKTEYDAFSNDSWWIPYDAFYGDTLSYIDYSKASEILKKIKSNTLIATNSSLPQNYPSYRYGNSYSDSGLGIKLILNSSGNQSASSISPEFSIFGYSLIQALKDSDTKEVSVRSLSETASKNSSAQGLKLELKVLGISPVQKGEIKFANFSYKNQKDQVPLKKEKIKSQEKKPSVINIFTNPGEASLFIDNKFKGKTPVENLILQPGSYNLKLSKKGYKEKIENLKIDENRDKKLEFFLDKLIPEKGSLSINLIPDTGSIKFKNKEIKYKNKIKLDPGKYELVLSSPFYLEKSIKVEILEGQNLEIDEKLSPLMNFTNSISQKFVRITKGEFQMGTPDNELRRDPDENIFEVKISKDFFIMEKEVSLGDWKKFIEETNYKTDSEKEGGALVWIGYKWDKSWKYSWKNPGFDQTDKEPVTCVSYNDAAEFAKWVSQKENLNYSLPTEAQWEYSCRGGSQSTFAYGNCLLDTQANFAANSKRGNCPEGKNRNRTIETGKLLPNKFGLYDIHGNVMEWCLDFYSEYPKGKVVNPSGPATGKFKVVRGCGWETDINNCRAGNRFTEKQNTSKNNLGFRLVLHP, translated from the coding sequence ATGAAAAGCTGTAAATATCTTTTAATTATTTTTTTTCTAATTTATTCCTCTTTAGTCAGTGCTGGGGAGTACCATGCTTTTTTAATTGGAGTTGATAATTATCATGATTCCATGATCAAAGGACCTGGGACAGCAGCAAATGATGCCAAAGGACTTGGGGAGGTTTTAAACAAAAAATATGGGTTTAAAACAAAAGTTTATTCAGGAGAAAAAGCAACTAAAAAAAACATCTTGAATAAACTTGATAATTATTCAAAAACACTTTCAAAAAAAGATACTCTTTTTATTTATTTCAGCGGTAAAACCGAATATGATGCTTTTAGCAATGATTCATGGTGGATTCCCTATGATGCTTTTTATGGAGATACCTTATCATATATTGATTATTCAAAAGCTTCAGAAATTTTAAAAAAAATAAAATCAAATACTTTAATTGCAACAAATTCATCTCTTCCTCAAAACTATCCTTCGTATAGATATGGTAACTCTTATTCAGACTCAGGACTTGGAATTAAATTGATTTTAAATTCATCTGGAAATCAATCAGCTTCTTCTATTTCCCCGGAGTTCAGCATCTTTGGTTATTCTTTGATTCAAGCTTTAAAAGATTCAGATACAAAAGAAGTTTCTGTGCGTTCTTTATCAGAAACTGCAAGTAAAAATTCATCTGCCCAGGGGCTTAAGCTTGAATTAAAAGTTCTTGGTATTTCTCCTGTACAAAAAGGAGAAATCAAATTTGCCAATTTCTCTTATAAAAATCAAAAGGATCAGGTTCCTTTAAAAAAAGAGAAAATCAAATCTCAGGAGAAAAAACCTTCAGTTATAAATATTTTCACAAATCCAGGTGAGGCAAGTCTTTTTATAGATAATAAATTCAAAGGTAAAACTCCTGTTGAAAACCTTATTCTTCAACCTGGCTCATACAATTTAAAATTATCTAAGAAAGGTTATAAGGAAAAGATTGAAAATTTAAAAATTGATGAAAACAGAGACAAAAAACTAGAGTTTTTTCTTGATAAACTTATACCTGAAAAAGGAAGCCTTAGTATCAACCTAATTCCAGATACAGGCTCAATTAAATTTAAAAACAAGGAGATTAAATACAAAAACAAAATAAAACTTGATCCAGGTAAATATGAGCTTGTTTTGTCTTCTCCTTTTTATTTGGAAAAAAGTATAAAAGTTGAAATTTTGGAAGGACAAAATCTTGAAATTGATGAAAAACTTTCTCCTTTAATGAATTTTACAAATTCCATTTCCCAAAAATTTGTAAGAATAACAAAGGGCGAGTTTCAAATGGGTACTCCAGACAATGAACTTAGAAGAGATCCAGATGAAAATATTTTTGAGGTTAAAATCTCAAAAGATTTTTTTATAATGGAAAAGGAAGTCAGTCTAGGGGATTGGAAAAAATTTATTGAAGAAACAAATTATAAAACAGATTCTGAAAAAGAGGGCGGAGCTTTGGTTTGGATCGGATATAAATGGGATAAAAGCTGGAAATATTCATGGAAAAATCCTGGATTTGATCAAACGGACAAAGAGCCTGTAACCTGTGTCAGCTATAACGACGCTGCTGAATTTGCCAAATGGGTTTCTCAAAAAGAAAACTTAAATTATTCACTTCCAACAGAAGCTCAGTGGGAATATAGTTGCCGAGGCGGGAGCCAATCAACCTTTGCCTATGGAAATTGTCTTTTGGATACCCAGGCTAATTTTGCAGCAAATTCAAAAAGAGGGAATTGTCCTGAAGGTAAAAACAGAAACAGAACAATTGAAACCGGAAAACTTCTTCCAAATAAATTTGGACTTTATGATATTCACGGAAATGTAATGGAGTGGTGTCTTGATTTTTACTCTGAATATCCAAAAGGAAAAGTTGTTAATCCCTCAGGGCCGGCCACAGGTAAATTTAAAGTGGTAAGGGGCTGTGGATGGGAAACTGATATAAATAATTGCAGGGCAGGTAATAGATTTACTGAAAAGCAAAATACCTCTAAAAACAATCTAGGGTTCAGATTGGTTCTTCACCCATAA